Proteins encoded within one genomic window of Bacillus sp. 1NLA3E:
- the panB gene encoding 3-methyl-2-oxobutanoate hydroxymethyltransferase: protein MKQTTNFLKMKENNEKIVMLTAYDYPSAKLAEQADVDMILVGDSLGMVVLGYDSTVPVTMEDMIHHTKAVKRGAIDTFIVVDMPFMSYHLSKRDTLLNGARLIQETGAHAVKLEGGDDVIDSIKFLTQAGIPVVAHLGLTPQSVGTLGGYKVQGKSAKAAQKLINDALQCQEAGAFAVVLECVPKQLAKEIQDRLVIPTIGIGAGINCDGQVLVFHDVIKYGVSRAPKFVKQYVDSNELISSGLTSYVTEVREGIFPSEQHSFSMNEEELVGLYGGKS, encoded by the coding sequence ATGAAGCAAACAACCAACTTTTTGAAAATGAAAGAAAACAATGAGAAAATTGTTATGCTCACTGCTTATGACTATCCATCTGCAAAGCTAGCAGAACAAGCAGATGTGGATATGATTCTCGTTGGAGATTCACTAGGAATGGTCGTTTTAGGTTATGATTCTACTGTTCCAGTTACGATGGAGGATATGATTCACCATACAAAAGCAGTCAAACGAGGAGCAATAGATACATTTATTGTCGTTGATATGCCATTTATGAGTTACCATTTATCTAAAAGGGACACTCTATTAAATGGTGCCAGACTCATCCAGGAAACGGGGGCACATGCTGTTAAGCTTGAAGGTGGAGATGACGTTATTGATAGCATCAAGTTTTTAACCCAGGCTGGAATTCCAGTAGTTGCCCATCTTGGCTTAACTCCACAATCAGTTGGTACTCTTGGTGGCTACAAAGTGCAAGGTAAAAGTGCAAAAGCAGCCCAAAAGTTAATCAATGATGCATTACAATGTCAGGAAGCCGGGGCATTTGCTGTCGTGCTAGAATGTGTTCCAAAACAATTGGCCAAAGAAATCCAAGACCGTTTGGTGATTCCAACAATTGGAATCGGGGCTGGAATTAATTGTGATGGACAAGTTTTGGTCTTTCATGATGTAATCAAATATGGTGTGAGTCGTGCACCAAAGTTTGTAAAACAATACGTTGATAGTAATGAGTTGATTTCATCAGGATTAACCTCATATGTTACCGAAGTGAGGGAAGGAATTTTTCCTTCGGAGCAGCACAGTTTTTCAATGAATGAAGAGGAATTGGTCGGCTTATATGGAGGTAAATCATGA
- a CDS encoding biotin--[acetyl-CoA-carboxylase] ligase has product MQSEVRKKLLDAFTTANGEYLSGQYLADLIGCSRTAVWKHIEELRKHGFELEAIQRKGYRILKTPDQISADEIRLGLKTQFLGQVIHYKESVDSTQKIAKTLANDNAPEGTIVLAEEQVLGRGRMDRIWHSPKYTGVWMSMILRPNIPLPKAPQLTLITAVAVVQAIEEITSLSPQIKWPNDILINGKKVTGILTELQAEADRIFAIIIGVGINVNQKITDYPEALQEIATSLSIEAGETISRAKLIRAVLSNFERLYLLYLEKGFTPIKILWESYAISIGKKIIARTLTENIHGKAIGITDDGVLIIEDDLGNSHLVYSADIEIPDAE; this is encoded by the coding sequence ATGCAATCTGAAGTGAGGAAAAAACTGTTAGATGCCTTTACGACAGCTAATGGTGAATATTTATCTGGTCAGTATTTAGCTGACTTAATTGGGTGTTCAAGAACTGCCGTCTGGAAGCACATTGAAGAATTGAGAAAGCATGGATTTGAGCTTGAAGCCATTCAAAGAAAAGGCTATCGAATCCTAAAAACTCCTGACCAAATATCTGCCGATGAAATTAGATTAGGATTAAAAACACAATTTCTCGGACAAGTAATCCATTATAAGGAAAGTGTTGACTCTACTCAAAAAATTGCTAAAACCCTTGCAAATGACAATGCACCTGAAGGTACGATTGTACTTGCCGAAGAACAAGTGCTAGGAAGAGGTAGAATGGACCGAATATGGCATTCGCCTAAATATACGGGTGTTTGGATGAGCATGATTTTACGTCCAAATATACCATTGCCAAAGGCTCCTCAATTAACACTAATTACGGCCGTTGCAGTTGTCCAAGCAATTGAAGAAATAACGAGTTTGTCCCCGCAAATCAAATGGCCTAATGATATATTAATCAATGGAAAAAAAGTAACGGGGATTTTAACAGAATTACAAGCTGAGGCAGATCGTATTTTTGCCATTATTATTGGGGTTGGCATTAATGTTAATCAAAAAATAACTGATTATCCCGAAGCGTTACAAGAGATTGCCACGTCGCTCTCTATAGAAGCGGGTGAAACAATCTCAAGGGCAAAATTAATAAGAGCTGTTCTATCAAATTTTGAAAGACTTTATTTATTATATTTAGAAAAAGGGTTTACACCAATCAAAATACTATGGGAAAGTTATGCAATTAGTATTGGCAAAAAAATTATTGCTAGAACTTTAACTGAAAATATCCATGGCAAGGCTATCGGAATCACTGATGACGGAGTTCTAATTATTGAAGATGATCTTGGAAACTCTCATTTGGTATATTCGGCAGATATTGAAATTCCAGATGCGGAATAA
- a CDS encoding CCA tRNA nucleotidyltransferase: MNPLFLNAIPILEKIENAGYEAYFVGGAVRDQLLNREIADVDIASSATPEEIKQIFPNTADVGIEHGTVLVLYKGSGYEITTFRTESEYKDFRRPDEVMFIRSLEEDLKRRDFTMNAMAMNKKGNLIDPFNGQLAISQKRIETVGKAEERFAEDALRMMRAIRFVSQLSFSLDPSCFHALEKMTSLLQHIAVERKTAEFEKLLLGKNRINAIDLLCKANIDHYLPRLSEVSARITVVTQFQCTDLNLEEMWALLLYALKIKSDDIEVFLRSWKLPIKRIRQIASILSWIQLRFKQSWGSSTLYEAGKETMIHTERVYNVIQKQEVSQSINHWVNQFESLPIKSRSDLAVTGKDLMLMLNRPSGPWIKECLTMIEKAILEGGLENKRERIRERVLTCNLK, encoded by the coding sequence ATGAACCCTTTATTTTTAAATGCAATTCCCATATTAGAAAAAATAGAAAATGCTGGGTATGAAGCTTATTTTGTCGGTGGTGCCGTTCGGGATCAGCTTTTAAATAGAGAAATTGCCGATGTCGATATTGCTTCTTCAGCTACCCCAGAAGAGATCAAACAAATTTTCCCCAATACCGCTGATGTTGGGATAGAGCACGGAACTGTATTGGTTCTTTATAAAGGGAGCGGTTATGAAATTACCACATTTCGTACCGAGTCAGAGTACAAGGATTTTCGCCGACCTGATGAGGTGATGTTCATCCGATCGTTAGAAGAAGATCTTAAACGTCGTGATTTTACGATGAATGCAATGGCAATGAACAAAAAAGGAAATTTAATTGATCCTTTTAATGGCCAACTGGCAATTTCTCAAAAAAGGATTGAAACGGTTGGTAAAGCTGAAGAACGCTTTGCAGAAGATGCTTTAAGAATGATGCGGGCTATTAGATTTGTCAGCCAATTATCCTTTTCACTAGATCCTTCTTGTTTTCATGCCCTTGAAAAAATGACGTCTTTGCTACAGCATATTGCTGTGGAAAGAAAAACAGCAGAATTTGAAAAATTACTGCTTGGAAAAAACCGGATTAATGCTATCGATCTTTTATGCAAAGCAAATATTGATCACTATTTGCCAAGGTTAAGCGAAGTATCAGCGAGAATAACGGTTGTCACACAATTCCAATGCACAGATTTGAATCTTGAAGAAATGTGGGCTCTACTCCTTTATGCTTTGAAAATCAAATCTGATGATATTGAGGTTTTTTTGCGAAGCTGGAAATTACCAATCAAAAGAATTAGACAGATTGCATCAATCCTTTCCTGGATCCAACTGCGCTTTAAGCAATCTTGGGGCAGCAGCACCTTATATGAAGCTGGTAAAGAGACCATGATTCACACCGAGAGAGTTTATAATGTGATTCAAAAACAGGAGGTTAGCCAGTCCATTAATCATTGGGTTAATCAATTTGAATCCCTTCCGATTAAATCACGGTCTGATCTTGCAGTAACAGGCAAAGATTTAATGTTAATGTTAAATCGCCCATCGGGTCCTTGGATAAAAGAATGCTTAACGATGATTGAAAAGGCAATTCTAGAAGGAGGTCTGGAAAATAAACGAGAAAGAATTAGAGAGAGGGTGCTTACATGCAATCTGAAGTGA
- the bshA gene encoding N-acetyl-alpha-D-glucosaminyl L-malate synthase BshA — protein MKKLKIGITCYPTIGGSGVVATELGKMLAERGHEIHFISSSMPFRLKKMYHNIFYHQVDVNQYSVFQYPPYDIALASKMAEVANMEELDLLHVHYAIPHAVCAILAKQMSGRDLKIVTTLHGTDITVLGNDPSLAEAIRFGIEKSDYVTAVSNALIDQTIEVINPKKPIHTVYNFIDNRVYQKTDAAHLRAEFEIADNEKVVIHVSNFRAVKRVQDVVTTFAQIASHVPAKLLLVGDGPEMSVVSKLVCSLGIRDKVRFLGKQENLEELYSISDLMLLLSEKESFGLVALEGMACGVPCIGTNVGGIPEVITDGESGFVCELGDIVTIANKGIEILTNEPLHQKFSTNSIITAKTRFSAQQIVSQYEDIYQSLIKNGE, from the coding sequence ATGAAAAAGTTAAAAATAGGGATTACTTGTTATCCGACAATAGGCGGATCAGGAGTAGTAGCGACCGAACTTGGAAAAATGCTTGCCGAAAGGGGTCATGAAATCCACTTTATTTCATCAAGTATGCCTTTCCGTTTAAAAAAAATGTATCATAATATTTTTTATCATCAAGTTGATGTGAATCAATACTCTGTGTTTCAGTACCCACCATATGATATTGCCCTAGCAAGCAAAATGGCAGAGGTGGCAAACATGGAGGAATTAGACCTGTTGCATGTCCATTATGCAATTCCCCATGCTGTATGTGCAATCCTCGCCAAACAAATGAGCGGTAGGGATTTGAAAATTGTTACGACTTTACACGGAACGGATATTACCGTGTTAGGGAATGATCCTTCTTTAGCAGAAGCTATTCGGTTTGGAATTGAAAAATCCGATTATGTCACGGCTGTTTCAAACGCGTTGATTGATCAAACAATCGAAGTGATTAATCCAAAAAAACCAATCCATACTGTATATAACTTTATCGATAATCGTGTTTATCAAAAAACGGATGCGGCGCATTTACGGGCGGAATTTGAGATTGCCGATAATGAAAAAGTGGTCATCCATGTTTCGAATTTTAGGGCAGTCAAAAGAGTCCAGGATGTGGTTACCACCTTTGCTCAAATTGCTAGCCATGTGCCGGCAAAGCTTTTGCTAGTCGGAGACGGACCTGAAATGTCTGTGGTAAGTAAGCTTGTCTGTTCTTTAGGAATAAGGGATAAGGTTCGTTTCCTCGGAAAGCAGGAAAACTTAGAGGAACTATACTCGATTAGTGATTTAATGCTCCTTCTGTCTGAAAAGGAAAGTTTTGGACTAGTGGCTTTGGAAGGTATGGCCTGTGGTGTACCGTGTATTGGTACAAATGTAGGGGGAATTCCAGAGGTGATAACAGACGGTGAATCAGGATTTGTTTGTGAACTAGGAGATATAGTGACAATTGCTAATAAAGGAATTGAAATCCTAACAAATGAACCACTTCACCAGAAATTTTCAACCAATTCCATTATTACTGCCAAAACAAGGTTCAGTGCTCAACAAATCGTGTCACAATATGAGGATATTTACCAAAGCCTGATAAAGAATGGTGAGTAA
- the bshB1 gene encoding bacillithiol biosynthesis deacetylase BshB1: MEKYSKRDKINKNEPINLDILAFGAHADDVEIGMGGTIAKYTSLGKKIGICDLTKAELSSNGTVELRKQEAKLAAEILGVHVRQTLDLPDRGLYFNEDNLIQIVEIIRRYQPKIIFAPFFEDRHPDHGNCARLVEEAVFSAGIKNYQTPGGYEAHRPSNLFFYMINGFHKPEFVVDISLFFDKKKAALQAYRSQFEKGKDTVETPLVNGYVESVEARERLFGKEVGVHYAEGFKTKKPFLVQYDLLGDHE, translated from the coding sequence GTGGAGAAATATAGTAAACGAGATAAAATAAATAAAAATGAGCCCATTAACCTGGATATTTTGGCTTTTGGTGCACATGCTGATGATGTTGAAATTGGCATGGGTGGAACAATTGCTAAATACACCTCGTTAGGGAAAAAAATAGGGATATGTGATTTAACTAAAGCGGAGCTGTCTTCAAATGGAACGGTGGAACTAAGAAAACAAGAAGCTAAACTGGCTGCGGAAATCCTTGGGGTCCATGTTCGCCAGACGCTTGATTTACCTGATCGAGGATTGTATTTTAATGAAGATAATCTTATCCAGATCGTTGAAATCATTCGACGCTATCAGCCTAAAATTATTTTTGCACCGTTTTTTGAAGATCGGCATCCAGATCATGGGAACTGTGCCCGCCTTGTAGAAGAGGCGGTTTTTTCTGCGGGTATTAAAAACTATCAAACTCCAGGTGGATACGAAGCACACCGACCAAGTAATTTATTTTTTTATATGATCAATGGATTCCACAAGCCTGAGTTTGTAGTTGATATTTCTTTATTTTTCGATAAGAAAAAAGCAGCCCTGCAAGCGTATCGGAGTCAATTTGAAAAAGGAAAAGATACAGTTGAAACACCTCTTGTAAATGGATATGTAGAATCTGTTGAGGCAAGAGAGCGCCTGTTTGGAAAAGAAGTTGGAGTTCATTACGCAGAAGGATTTAAAACAAAAAAACCATTTCTTGTTCAATATGATTTGTTAGGGGACCATGAATGA
- the mgsA gene encoding methylglyoxal synthase — MNIALIAHDKKKDDLVRFVLAYKDIFAKHSLSGTGTTGLRVMEATGLQVKRFQSGPLGGDQQIGALIAKNKMDIVFFFRDPLTAQPHEPDVTALVRLCDVYSVPLATNMGTAEVLIKGLERGDIAWRNIVNEIK, encoded by the coding sequence ATGAATATCGCATTGATTGCACACGATAAGAAAAAGGATGATCTTGTAAGATTTGTATTAGCGTATAAAGATATTTTTGCAAAGCATTCTTTGTCTGGAACTGGTACGACGGGATTAAGAGTGATGGAAGCAACTGGTTTACAAGTGAAACGTTTTCAATCAGGTCCTCTTGGTGGTGACCAGCAGATAGGGGCGTTAATTGCAAAAAACAAAATGGATATCGTATTTTTTTTCAGAGATCCCCTTACTGCACAACCACATGAACCAGATGTTACTGCTTTAGTACGCCTATGTGATGTCTATTCTGTTCCGTTGGCAACAAATATGGGAACTGCAGAGGTACTGATAAAAGGACTAGAGCGGGGCGATATTGCGTGGAGAAATATAGTAAACGAGATAAAATAA
- the dapB gene encoding 4-hydroxy-tetrahydrodipicolinate reductase: MSKIKIVVAGPRGRMGKEAVHLVSSTNEFELVAVIDHKNGGKKLGELDGFSGLETPIYENIEKCFEDQYPDVLIDLTTPEVGMYHTKTALNYGVRPVVGTTGFSEDDLIELDSICKEKELGCIIAPNFAVGAVLMMKFSKLAAKYFQDVEIIELHHDQKLDAPSGTAVKTAQMISEVRSPKQQGHPKEKETIQGARGANFEGLHIHSVRLPGLIAHQQVMFGSAGQTLSIRHDSYNRASFMSGVKLAVDTVMNIDTLVYGLENIIE, from the coding sequence ATGAGTAAAATAAAGATAGTAGTAGCAGGTCCTCGAGGCCGAATGGGAAAGGAAGCCGTTCACCTAGTTTCCTCGACAAATGAATTTGAACTAGTGGCCGTTATTGATCACAAAAATGGTGGAAAAAAACTAGGGGAACTGGATGGTTTTTCTGGTTTAGAGACACCAATTTATGAAAATATTGAAAAATGTTTTGAAGACCAATATCCAGATGTATTAATTGATTTAACGACTCCTGAGGTAGGGATGTACCACACCAAAACAGCTTTGAACTATGGAGTTCGTCCTGTAGTGGGGACTACTGGATTTTCAGAAGATGATTTAATAGAACTAGATTCAATTTGTAAAGAAAAGGAACTGGGCTGTATTATTGCTCCGAACTTTGCAGTTGGGGCAGTATTAATGATGAAATTTTCAAAACTTGCTGCGAAATATTTCCAAGATGTTGAAATTATCGAGCTGCATCATGATCAGAAATTAGATGCTCCTTCAGGGACTGCCGTGAAAACGGCTCAAATGATTAGTGAAGTGCGTAGCCCGAAACAACAAGGACATCCAAAAGAAAAAGAAACGATTCAAGGGGCAAGAGGGGCAAATTTTGAGGGTTTACATATTCATTCTGTTAGATTACCTGGATTAATTGCTCATCAACAAGTAATGTTTGGTTCAGCAGGTCAAACACTGTCGATTCGCCATGATTCTTATAACCGGGCATCGTTTATGTCAGGTGTGAAACTAGCAGTTGACACTGTGATGAACATTGATACTTTAGTTTACGGTCTTGAAAATATTATTGAATAA
- a CDS encoding nucleotide pyrophosphohydrolase: MQEQKTVKQLQDEVNTYISQFKEGYFSPLAMLARMTEELGELAREVNHYYGEKPKKVTEEPKAIEEELGDMLFVLICFANSLHIDLESAHNLVLNKFKTRDKDRWTNIHTEGEK, translated from the coding sequence TTGCAAGAACAAAAGACGGTAAAGCAGCTTCAAGATGAAGTGAATACGTACATAAGTCAATTTAAAGAAGGTTATTTTAGTCCCCTTGCTATGCTTGCTCGTATGACAGAAGAGTTAGGTGAATTAGCTAGGGAAGTAAACCATTATTATGGTGAAAAACCTAAGAAAGTGACTGAGGAACCCAAAGCTATTGAAGAAGAACTTGGAGATATGCTCTTTGTGTTAATTTGTTTTGCGAACTCATTACATATCGATCTTGAGAGTGCACATAATTTGGTGTTGAACAAGTTTAAGACTCGGGATAAAGATCGTTGGACAAACATTCATACTGAAGGGGAGAAATAA
- a CDS encoding YitT family protein, whose translation MSVIFGIRIKNSIFIIIGSAILSFGVVHFNIENNLAEGGFTGITLLLYFLFKWDPAYTNLILNIPLFFIGWKLLGRSTLLYTIIGTLGVSVFLWLFQRYQIKMPLSDDLFLAALYAGVSIGIGLGIIFRFGGTTGGVDIIARVVHKYNGWSMGKTMFIFDACVITLSLITYLSYKEAMYTLVAVFVGARVIDFMQEGSYSARGAMVISDKNNQIADQIMSEMGRGVTVLHGHGSFTKSNREVLYCVVGKNEIVKLKNLITSVDPIAFVSVSIVHDVLGEGFTLDENKMPIQH comes from the coding sequence ATGAGTGTGATTTTTGGCATAAGAATTAAAAATAGCATCTTTATTATAATTGGTTCCGCTATTCTTTCGTTTGGGGTTGTCCATTTTAATATCGAAAATAATCTAGCGGAGGGTGGTTTTACTGGAATAACACTGCTGCTTTATTTTTTATTTAAATGGGATCCAGCTTATACCAATCTAATATTAAATATTCCGCTATTTTTCATCGGTTGGAAACTCCTTGGTCGCTCTACACTATTATATACAATAATTGGTACTTTGGGAGTATCGGTTTTTTTATGGTTATTTCAGCGATATCAAATTAAAATGCCACTTTCAGATGATTTATTTTTAGCTGCCTTATATGCAGGAGTTTCGATTGGAATCGGGCTTGGTATTATTTTTAGATTTGGTGGTACAACCGGTGGTGTCGACATTATTGCTAGAGTGGTTCATAAGTATAACGGGTGGAGCATGGGCAAAACCATGTTCATCTTTGATGCATGTGTTATTACCTTGTCACTAATTACATATCTTTCCTACAAGGAAGCGATGTATACACTCGTCGCAGTATTTGTGGGCGCAAGGGTAATTGATTTTATGCAGGAAGGCTCATATTCCGCAAGGGGTGCTATGGTTATTTCTGATAAAAACAATCAAATTGCTGATCAAATCATGTCAGAAATGGGGCGGGGGGTTACAGTCCTTCATGGTCATGGATCTTTTACAAAGAGTAATCGCGAAGTCCTCTATTGTGTAGTTGGTAAAAATGAGATTGTTAAATTAAAGAACCTCATTACTTCGGTCGATCCTATCGCATTTGTTTCTGTAAGTATTGTTCATGATGTCTTAGGTGAAGGATTCACCCTTGACGAAAACAAAATGCCGATTCAACACTAG
- a CDS encoding zinc metallopeptidase, whose translation MYIIYFLVIILVPLWAQARVKNTYRKYSKKPTSSYMNGAEVARRILHSNGLYDVGVEETRGYLSDHYDPRSKTVKLSSANFHGHSVAAAAIASHEVGHAIQDQQNYTFLRIRHALVPVANLGSNFAWVLILIGIFAQLSGMLLLGIIFMAAAVVFQIVTLPVEFNASNRAMDQIVSLGIIRNNEERETRKVLNAAALTYVAAAAVAVLELVRLLLIYTGMTREN comes from the coding sequence ATGTATATAATTTATTTTTTAGTGATTATCCTTGTTCCACTTTGGGCACAAGCTCGTGTGAAAAATACGTATCGAAAATATTCGAAAAAACCGACATCATCATATATGAACGGTGCTGAAGTAGCGAGGAGAATTTTACATTCTAATGGTTTGTATGATGTAGGTGTGGAAGAAACGAGAGGTTATTTGAGCGATCATTATGATCCACGCTCAAAAACGGTTAAGCTTTCCTCGGCAAATTTCCATGGGCATTCTGTGGCTGCGGCGGCTATTGCCTCCCATGAGGTAGGCCATGCGATTCAAGACCAACAAAACTATACCTTTTTAAGGATTAGACATGCATTAGTTCCTGTAGCGAATCTTGGATCCAATTTTGCATGGGTATTAATTTTGATAGGAATTTTTGCCCAATTAAGCGGAATGCTTTTGTTAGGCATTATTTTCATGGCAGCAGCCGTCGTATTTCAGATTGTAACGCTCCCGGTTGAGTTTAATGCATCAAATCGAGCGATGGATCAAATTGTTTCACTTGGAATTATCAGAAATAATGAAGAGAGAGAAACGCGTAAAGTATTAAATGCAGCAGCTTTAACGTATGTAGCAGCCGCCGCGGTAGCAGTGTTAGAACTTGTTCGCCTTCTGTTAATTTATACAGGTATGACAAGGGAAAATTGA
- the ypjB gene encoding sporulation protein YpjB, which translates to MKVKWFILFWALLILPTMSVSAAPTSTIIKLDHISDEALQMVKLRRYDDAEKLLEYFSDQFLSRTGKERMFSMDELRIITVAHSDALDATKNAGIPHNEKMNRVTKFRLVVDAISSGHQPLWTEMEEPIMASFQNVKQAVNSGNNVNFQSNFNSFLSLYNMIYPSLKIDIPAEQIQSLDAKVNYIDQSRPTLLSKSADHQELEALGNDLQTIFDEMTADEADPSLWWVIISTGSIIILTLSYVGWRKYRGDQELEKNRPKKLKD; encoded by the coding sequence ATGAAAGTAAAATGGTTCATATTATTTTGGGCATTATTAATTTTACCGACGATGTCAGTAAGTGCAGCACCAACCTCGACAATCATTAAACTTGATCATATATCTGATGAGGCCCTGCAAATGGTGAAATTACGCCGTTATGATGATGCGGAAAAATTATTAGAATATTTTTCTGATCAATTTTTATCAAGAACGGGAAAAGAAAGAATGTTTTCGATGGATGAATTAAGAATTATTACGGTAGCACATAGTGATGCTTTAGATGCGACAAAAAATGCGGGAATTCCACATAATGAAAAAATGAATCGGGTCACAAAGTTTCGCCTCGTCGTTGATGCTATTTCATCCGGACATCAGCCCTTATGGACCGAAATGGAAGAACCAATTATGGCCTCCTTTCAAAATGTAAAGCAGGCCGTAAATAGTGGTAATAATGTGAACTTCCAATCCAACTTCAATTCATTTTTATCATTATATAATATGATTTATCCAAGCCTAAAAATTGATATTCCAGCGGAGCAAATTCAAAGTCTAGATGCTAAAGTTAATTATATTGATCAATCTCGACCAACTTTACTTTCAAAATCGGCCGACCACCAGGAATTAGAGGCATTAGGAAATGATCTGCAAACCATTTTTGACGAAATGACAGCAGATGAAGCCGACCCAAGCCTCTGGTGGGTAATCATTTCTACTGGAAGTATCATCATCTTAACATTATCTTACGTTGGTTGGAGAAAATATAGAGGAGATCAGGAACTGGAGAAAAACCGACCTAAAAAGCTAAAAGATTGA
- a CDS encoding DUF1405 domain-containing protein produces the protein MNLIYAILADRKVLGLLLVVNVIGTIYGYYWYGSQLSETPAIFLPFVPDSPTASLFFVFVLVAFLLKKNWPFFEALAIVTLVKYGIWAVVMNLFVSIVNGGLDWVGYMLIFSHAAMAIQGVLYAPFYKIKPWHLVITGIWVLHNEMIDYVFNMMPQYHDLELYTAEIGYFTFWLSIASIAVTYYLCLRKEHFSLSITK, from the coding sequence ATGAATTTGATTTATGCGATTTTAGCTGATCGCAAAGTGTTAGGGCTACTTTTAGTGGTGAATGTAATTGGTACGATATATGGATATTATTGGTATGGTTCGCAACTTAGCGAAACTCCTGCTATTTTTTTGCCTTTTGTACCAGATAGTCCAACGGCAAGTTTATTTTTCGTTTTTGTATTAGTCGCTTTTTTACTTAAGAAAAACTGGCCATTTTTCGAAGCATTAGCCATTGTTACTTTAGTTAAATACGGTATTTGGGCAGTGGTGATGAATCTATTTGTTAGCATTGTAAATGGTGGTCTTGATTGGGTAGGATATATGCTGATTTTTTCCCATGCTGCTATGGCTATACAGGGGGTACTTTATGCACCTTTTTACAAAATTAAGCCCTGGCACCTCGTAATAACTGGAATATGGGTGTTACATAATGAAATGATTGATTATGTTTTCAACATGATGCCGCAATATCATGATTTAGAATTATATACCGCTGAAATTGGATATTTTACTTTCTGGTTAAGCATTGCTTCCATAGCTGTTACTTATTATTTATGTCTTCGGAAGGAACATTTTTCCCTATCAATAACAAAATGA
- a CDS encoding menaquinol-cytochrome c reductase cytochrome b/c subunit, with product MHHGKGMKFVGDSRVSVERKPNVPKDYSEYPGKTEAFWPNFLLKEWMVGAVFLVGYLSLTIAHPSPLERIADPTDTGYIPLPDWYFLFLYQLLKYSFASGPYTTIGAMIIPGLAFGSLLLAPFIDRGPERRPSKRPLATGFMLLALASIFYLTWESVATHDWKKAEAQGKIVAEANFDKESEGYKIYQDKGCISCHGDNMQGGPAAKSLVDTGLAPDKIANIAKNGQNAMPAGIFKGTDEELKKLSEFISTVKSK from the coding sequence ATGCATCATGGTAAAGGTATGAAGTTCGTCGGTGACTCACGTGTATCCGTCGAACGTAAACCTAATGTTCCGAAGGATTACTCGGAATACCCTGGTAAAACGGAAGCGTTCTGGCCTAACTTCCTATTAAAAGAATGGATGGTAGGTGCCGTTTTCTTAGTTGGATATTTGTCTTTAACTATTGCTCATCCTTCACCGCTTGAAAGGATTGCAGATCCAACAGATACAGGCTACATTCCGTTACCAGACTGGTATTTCTTATTCTTGTATCAATTATTAAAATACTCATTCGCTTCTGGTCCATACACCACTATCGGTGCGATGATCATACCAGGATTAGCTTTTGGTTCATTATTACTGGCTCCATTTATCGATCGTGGTCCAGAGCGTCGTCCGTCAAAACGACCACTTGCAACAGGATTTATGTTACTTGCGTTAGCTTCCATTTTTTATCTTACTTGGGAGTCTGTAGCTACACATGACTGGAAAAAAGCTGAAGCACAAGGTAAGATTGTTGCGGAAGCTAATTTCGATAAAGAGTCTGAAGGCTATAAAATTTATCAGGACAAAGGCTGTATTAGTTGTCATGGCGACAATATGCAGGGTGGACCCGCAGCTAAATCTTTAGTCGACACTGGACTAGCACCTGATAAGATTGCTAATATTGCAAAAAATGGACAAAATGCTATGCCAGCTGGAATTTTTAAGGGTACTGATGAAGAGCTTAAAAAGCTGTCAGAATTCATTTCAACTGTAAAAAGTAAATAA